In Mycobacterium sp. ITM-2016-00317, the genomic window ACGACGATCTCCCAGATCTTGCGGGTGAAGAAGCCGAACACGATCAGGAACGTGAGCCAGCCGAAGATCAGCCCCGAGGCGCCGATGTGGTTGGTCTCGACGACGGTGCCGTGGTATGTGGGGGCGCCGATGTTGCCGATCAGCCAGGTGCCGAGGCCGCCGACGATCCAGACGATCGCCGTCGCGTACAGGAACCGCGACAGGCCTGACAGCGTCATGAGGAATCCGAGGACCAGCGCCGGGCCCGTGTTGGCGATCAGGTGGCCCCAGTCGGAGTGCAACAGCGGCGCGAACAGGATGCCGGACAGCCCGTCGGTCTCCAGCGGGCGGATCCCGTTGCCGTCGAGGCGATGTCCGGTCAGCGAGTCGAACAGCTCGATGATCCAGAGCAGCACGATGAACGACACGATGGTGAGGCCGCCCACCATCCACGGGGGCCGCTTCGTCGGCCCCGCGGGCAGGGCTGGGTGTCCACCGGTCCCCGTCACGCCCAAAGCTGCCCTTCCAACGCGTCTTCAGCGTCATCCAGGCTACCGGCGTAGGCGCCGGTGGACAGATACTTCCAGCCCGCGTCACACACCGTGAACGCGATGTCGGCGCGCTCCCCCGCCTTGACCGCCTTGGCCGCCATCCCCAGCGCCGCGTGCAGGATCGCGCCGGTGGAGATGCCTGCGAAGATCCCCTCGGTCTGCACCAGCTCGCGGGTGCGCCGCACCGCATCGAAGGAGCCCACCGCGAATCGCGTGGTCAGCACCTCCGGGTCGTACAGCTCGGGAATGAAGCCCTCGTCGATGTTGCGCAACGCGTACACGCCCTCGCCGTAGCGGGGTTCGGCCGCCACGATCTGCACCCCGGGTACGTGCTCGCGCAGGAACCGTCCGGTGCCCATCAGCGTGCCGGTCGTGCCGAGGCCCCCGACGAAGTGGGTGATCTCGGGGAGGTCGGCCAGCAGCTCGGGGCCGGTGCCCTCGTAGTGCGCGGCCGCGTTGGACGGGTTGCCGTACTGGTACAGCATCACCCAGGAGGGATGTTCGGCGGCAAGCTCTTTGGCGTGCGCCACCGCGGTGTTGGAACCGCCCTCGGCGGGCGAGTAGATGATCCGCGCGCCGTAGAGCTCCAGCAACTGGCGCCGTTCGATCGAGGTGTTCTCCGGCATCACGCAGACCATCTGGTAGCCCTTGAGCAGCGCCGCCATCGCCAGCGAGATACCGGTGTTGCCGCTCGTCGGCTCCAGGATCGTGGCCCCGGGATGCAGCCGGCCTTCGCGTTCGGCGTCCTCGATCATCCGCAGCGCCGGCCGGTCCTTGATTGAGCCCGTCGGGTTGCGGTCCTTCGAGCTTGGCCCACAGCCGCACGTGCGGCGACCCGTCCCAGGCAGGCGAGAGCCGCTGCAACCCGACCAGCGGGGTGTTGCCGAGCGCTTCGAGCAGCGAGTTGTAGCGCGTCATCGGAAAGTGCTCAGCCTCCTGCGACGGCGGGCAGGATCGTCACCGAGTCGCCGTCGGAGATCGCGGTCTCCAGGCCACCGGAGAACCGCACGTCCTCGTCGTTGACGTAGATGTTGACGAAGCGGTGCAGCTTGCCCGGGTTGGCGGGGTCGACCAGCCGATCCGAGATGCCCGAGTAGTTGGCCTCGAGATCGGCGATCACGGCCTGCAGTGTGTCGCCGGAGGCGGACACGCGCTTCTCGCCACCGGTGTGGGTGCGCAGGATCGTGGGGATGGACACAGAGATGGCCACGGGAGTGACTCCTTCGGTTGTCTTCAGTACTGCTCGACGATGGTGACGGGCTCTTCGGTGACGACGCCGTCCACGATGCGGTAGCTCCGCAGCTCGTGTTCGTCGGGGTCGCGGGTGGACACCAGGACGTAGTGGGCGTCGGGTTCCGCCGCGATCGCGACGTCCGTGCGGCTCGGGTAGGCCTCGGTGCCGGTGTGCGAGTGGTAGATGACGACGGGCACCTCGTCGGCCTCGTCCATCGCCTTCCACACCTTGAGCTGCTCCATGGAGTCGAACCGGTAGAACGTCGGCGAGCGCTCCGCGTTGACCATCGCGATGAACCGCTCGGGGCGATCGGAGCCCTCGGGGCCGGCGATGACGCCGCAGGCCTCGTCGGGATGATCGGCGCGGGCATGGCTGACCATGGCCTCGACCAGGTCAGCACGGATCGTCAACACTGCACAGTCCTCTCACTCGAACGCTCCCGGCAACATCCCACGGTATGTCGGTATTCCGGCGACCGGGGCGGCGGCCAGCACCGCGACCAGCACGGCGCGCGCCAGCACCTCGGCCGCCGCGGCGCCGACGGCGGTCACCAGCGGCAGCTCCGGGGTCATCGAGGCCGGCGTCGTCGGGTCCGGGTTGACCTCCACCGCGCCGGTGGCCAGCGCGAACACGGTGTCGCCGTCCAGCGGGGTGTGGCAGGGGTTGATGGTGCGGGCCAGTCCGTCCTGGGCCGCGACCGCCACCCGCCGGCATGCCGCCTTGCTCAGCGCCGCGTCGGTGGCCACCACCGCGATGGTGGTGTTGAGCGGGCTGAGTTCGCCGTGCCGGTCGGTGTAGGCCGCGAGTTGGTCCGCGGGCGGGGCGACGAGCCCGAACTGTTCGGCATGGGACGCGAGCCAGGGCAAACCGGTGGCCGGGTCGACGACGTCGCCCGCGGAGTTCACCACCACGAGCGCGCCGACCGTGACGCCGGAATCGAGCAGCACCGAGGCCGTGCCGACACCGCCCTTGAGGACGCCGGCACGTGCCCCGACCCCCGCCCCGACGGTGCCGATCGCCGCGTCGGCGCCGGCCGCGGCGGCCGCGCGGTAGCCGAAGTCGGCATCGGGCCGGCACTGCCAGCCGCCGACCGGGAGGTCGAAGATCACCGCCGAGGGCACGATCGGGACCACACCGCCGTCCAGCGCGACCCCGCGGTTGCGCTCCTCCAACCAGGTCATCACTCCGTCGGCGGCTGCCAGCCCGAACGCGCTGCCGCCGGTCAGCACGACCGCGTCGATGTGGCGCACGGAGTTGCTCGGGTCGAGCAGGTCGGTCTCCCGGGTGCCGGGGGCGCCGCCCCGCCCGTCGACCGCGCCGGTGGTTCCCGGCGGCGTCAGCACGACGGTGGTTCCGGTCGCCCAGCCCGACCCCAGCTGCGCGTCGTCGTCGAGCCGGTGATGGTGGCCGACCAGAATGCCGCCGACGTCGGTGATCGATCCGCTCACCGCGACTGGTCCATCAGGCAGATCACCAGGTATTCCTGCATCACCGTGAGCCACTGGTAGACGTCGAGATGCCCGGCCATCGGGTGGTCGCCGGGCAGCCGGTCGGGAATGTCGGAACCCACCCCGAGCATGGTGCCGAGCGCCAGCCGGACGTCGTTGACGGACGACGCCCAGGCGTGCGCGTCGTCCTCGGACAACTCGAACTTGCCGCCCGCCGCCGGGACCGTGTCCAGCAGGCGTTGCGCCGCTTCACGTTTGGCGTCGATGATGGCGGGCTCGTGCAGGCTGCGCAGCGCGCTGTTCAGACTCTCCGCCGGACCGGACCCGGCCGGATGCTCGGTGGCCAGCCGGTAGAAGTCCGGGAGCAGTCGCTTCAACGTATCGTCTTGCGGCGGAACGGAGTTGCCGGTGCGCATGCCGGTGATCTCGGCGAGTTCGTCCACCGGGCCGGAGCTCTCCCGGGCGTCGAGCATGCCCAGCAGCGAGGTGACCAGGCTGCTCAGCAACTCTGATTCGTGGGCGGCCAGTGCCGACCGAAACCGCGGGCCGTCGGCGCCCTCGACCCGTTTCCATTTACGCACAGTGTTTTCAGCGGTCCTGTTGCAGTGTCGCCCACAGCCCTGCGGCGTGGAGCCTGGTCACGTCGGCCTCCATGGACTCCCGGCTGCCCGCGGACACCACGGCCTTGCCCTCGTTGTGCACCTGCAGCATCAACTTGGTGGCGTGCGGTTCGCTGTAGCCGAAGAGTTTCTGGAAGACGTAGGTCACGTAGGTCATCAGGTTCACCGGGTCGTCCCAGACGATGGTCACCCACGGCGTGTCGGTCGCTTCGGCCGTTTCCGGGTCCAAGCGCACGTCACGGTCTTCGCGGGTGCCCGGTCGGGCCTGGGCGGCGTCACCATGCGGCCAGAATACCGGGGTCCCGGACGCGCCCGGAACCGATACGGTGACCGTGTGCCCCTGTCGCCCCCGGACCTGTCGGACATGTCTGTGGCGTTGCTCACCGACAAGTACGAACTGACCATGCTCGCCGCCGCGCTGCGCGACGGCACGGCGGCCCGGCGCAGCACGTTCGAGGTCTTCGCGCGCCGCCTCCCCGGCGGCAGGCGCTACGGCGTCACCGCAGGCACGGCCCGGTTCGTCGAGGCGCTGGCGCAATTCCGCTTCGACTCCGACGCGCTGGCCCTCCTTCAGGACTTCCTCGACGACGCCACGCTGGGCTTTCTGGCCGACTACCGCTTCACCGGTGACGTGGACGGCTACGCCGAGGGCGAGCTGTACTTCCCCGGCTCACCGGTGCTGTCGGTGCACGGCACCTTCGGCGAATGCGTGATCCTGGAGACGCTGGCGCTGTCGATCTTCAACCACGACGCCGCGGTGGCCTCGGCAGCGGCGCGGATGGTCAGCGCCGCGGCCGGACGCCCGCTGATCGAGATGGGTTCGCGCCGCACCCACGAACAGGCTGCGGTCGCCGCGGCACGGGCGGCATACCTGGCCGGTTTCACCGGCACGTCCAACCTCGCCGCCGCGCGGCGCCACGGCGTGCCCGCGCTGGGCACCAGCGCCCACGCGTTCACGCTGCTGCACACCACCGCGGACGGCACCCCCGGCGACTGGGAGAAGGCCGCGTTCCGGGCCCAGGTCGACGCGTTGGGCGTCGGCACCACCCTGCTCGTCGACACCTACGACATCACCGCGGGCGTCGCCAACGCGGTCGAGGTCGCGGGCACCGGACTGGGTGCGGTGCGCATCGACTCCGGCGATCTGGGGGTGCTGGCCCGTCAGGTCCGGGAACAGTTGGACCGGCTCGGGGCCACGGAGACCCGCATCGTGGTGTCTGG contains:
- a CDS encoding rhomboid family intramembrane serine protease, coding for MGVTGTGGHPALPAGPTKRPPWMVGGLTIVSFIVLLWIIELFDSLTGHRLDGNGIRPLETDGLSGILFAPLLHSDWGHLIANTGPALVLGFLMTLSGLSRFLYATAIVWIVGGLGTWLIGNIGAPTYHGTVVETNHIGASGLIFGWLTFLIVFGFFTRKIWEIVVGVVVLFIYGSILLGVLPGTFGVSWQGHLCGAAAGVLAAYLLSGPERRARQPHRPATTPPYPTR
- a CDS encoding DUF2017 domain-containing protein, with translation MRKWKRVEGADGPRFRSALAAHESELLSSLVTSLLGMLDARESSGPVDELAEITGMRTGNSVPPQDDTLKRLLPDFYRLATEHPAGSGPAESLNSALRSLHEPAIIDAKREAAQRLLDTVPAAGGKFELSEDDAHAWASSVNDVRLALGTMLGVGSDIPDRLPGDHPMAGHLDVYQWLTVMQEYLVICLMDQSR
- a CDS encoding MoaD/ThiS family protein, which codes for MAISVSIPTILRTHTGGEKRVSASGDTLQAVIADLEANYSGISDRLVDPANPGKLHRFVNIYVNDEDVRFSGGLETAISDGDSVTILPAVAGG
- a CDS encoding nicotinate phosphoribosyltransferase; this translates as MRPEYRGPGRARNRYGDRVPLSPPDLSDMSVALLTDKYELTMLAAALRDGTAARRSTFEVFARRLPGGRRYGVTAGTARFVEALAQFRFDSDALALLQDFLDDATLGFLADYRFTGDVDGYAEGELYFPGSPVLSVHGTFGECVILETLALSIFNHDAAVASAAARMVSAAAGRPLIEMGSRRTHEQAAVAAARAAYLAGFTGTSNLAAARRHGVPALGTSAHAFTLLHTTADGTPGDWEKAAFRAQVDALGVGTTLLVDTYDITAGVANAVEVAGTGLGAVRIDSGDLGVLARQVREQLDRLGATETRIVVSGDLDEFAIAALRAEPVDFYGVGTSVVTGSGAPTAGMVYKLVEVDGIAVEKRSSHKGSHGGHKQACRLAKRSGTIVEEVVHPAGSPPPVPEDLNHRELTIPLVRHGEPVADLGLDRARTLVAEGLHSLPWDGLSLSNGDPAIPTRMIAPVRGPR
- a CDS encoding Mov34/MPN/PAD-1 family protein, with translation MVSHARADHPDEACGVIAGPEGSDRPERFIAMVNAERSPTFYRFDSMEQLKVWKAMDEADEVPVVIYHSHTGTEAYPSRTDVAIAAEPDAHYVLVSTRDPDEHELRSYRIVDGVVTEEPVTIVEQY
- the clpS gene encoding ATP-dependent Clp protease adapter ClpS, with product MRLDPETAEATDTPWVTIVWDDPVNLMTYVTYVFQKLFGYSEPHATKLMLQVHNEGKAVVSAGSRESMEADVTRLHAAGLWATLQQDR
- a CDS encoding P1 family peptidase; translation: MSGSITDVGGILVGHHHRLDDDAQLGSGWATGTTVVLTPPGTTGAVDGRGGAPGTRETDLLDPSNSVRHIDAVVLTGGSAFGLAAADGVMTWLEERNRGVALDGGVVPIVPSAVIFDLPVGGWQCRPDADFGYRAAAAAGADAAIGTVGAGVGARAGVLKGGVGTASVLLDSGVTVGALVVVNSAGDVVDPATGLPWLASHAEQFGLVAPPADQLAAYTDRHGELSPLNTTIAVVATDAALSKAACRRVAVAAQDGLARTINPCHTPLDGDTVFALATGAVEVNPDPTTPASMTPELPLVTAVGAAAAEVLARAVLVAVLAAAPVAGIPTYRGMLPGAFE